In Spinacia oleracea cultivar Varoflay chromosome 5, BTI_SOV_V1, whole genome shotgun sequence, a single window of DNA contains:
- the LOC110797181 gene encoding SART-1 family protein DOT2 — protein MDADRFGSRRERSEERYRAGSPVRESTEGDFDDSEEYDRDKSRELTKHSSKDKKKSRREDKDHRSRDRDRSKLKDELKEKETEKDFEKERTSIKEKRKEEKEEHEKDRVKDKGREKDSDRDKHRGKDHDRDEKDRGRKKDRERERDNEQESTRGREKDRGKEKSKEKEEREKEKSKDRDRGKDRERGKEKERTRDRERDKDHEKNKGRDLDKEQVKDSIREREREVDNEKERSRDKEKVGKRSREDQDHSKDGGRDTKAKRDGDDNRERETSELENMPLDKDGTGPVKQRDYVTDTSVNPSQSRMEVAERILRMKEERLKKTSDGASEILSWVHKSRKLEEKSISEKEKALRRSKILEEQDNLDEDDTEDKENSDALAGVKVLHGIDKVLEGGSVVLTLKDQDILANGDLNEDVDMLENVEIGEQKRRSEAYKAAKKSSGIYVDKFNDEPGEEKKMLPQYDDPAEEEGVVLDAAGRFAGEAEKKLEELRRRLQGPPMNNQAEDLSASVRISSDYYTPEEMLQFRKPKKKKSLRKKDKLDLDALEAEARITGLGASDLGSRSDSKRQAAKEEEERYEAERRKSAYQAAFSKADEASRALRMEQDVNPANEENDTLVFADDAEDLHKSMERTRKLALKKQNEKIIFGPEAVARLASLTTNNQATDAQNSNPGDAADNKVVFTEMEEFVWGLQLDEEAQRPYDEDVFMEEDEAPKDFEEKKDETGGWSEVVDSGKDEQLKSENEEDVVPDETLHEVPVGKGLSGVLKLLKDRGTLKETIEWGGRNMDKKKSKLVGIHDEEGGPKQIRMDKKKGKLVDEVPKEINLERLDEFGRVLTPKQAFRLLSHKFHGKGPGKMKQEKRMKQYHDELKQKQMSSTDVIPQSVDRMREAQAQLKTPYLVLSGNVKSGQNSDSRSGFATVEKEVPGSLTPMLGDKKVEYFLGIKRKAEPGSHGTPKKPKN, from the exons atgGATGCTGACCGGTTTGGATCAAGGCGTGAAAGAAGTGAAGAAAGGTATCGAGCTGGCTCCCCAGTAAGAGAGTCTACAGAAGGAGACTTTGATGATTCAGAAGAATATGATAGAGACAAATCTAGAGAATTGACCAAACACAGTAGTAAGGATAAGAAGAAAAGTCGGAGAGAGGATAAGGATCATAGAAGCAGAGACAGAGATCGATCAAAGCTAAAGGATGAGTTAAAAGAAAAAGAGACAGAAAAGGATtttgaaaaagaaagaacatcTATCAAGGAAAAGCggaaagaagagaaggaagagCATGAAAAGGATAGGGTAAAAGATAAAGGTAGGGAGAAGGATAGTGACAGGGATAAGCATAGAGGGAAAGATCATGATAGAGATGAAAAAGATCGAGGGAGAAAAAAAGATCGTGAAAGGGAGCGAGATAATGAACAAGAGAGTACCCGAGGACGTGAGAAGGATAGAGGAAAAGAAAAAAGCAaagagaaggaggagagagagaaggagaaaTCAAAAGATAGAGATAGGGGAAAAGATAGAGAAAGGGGTAAGGAGAAAGAAAGGACTAGAGACCGAGAGAGAGATAAAGATCATGAGAAGAATAAGGGTAGAGATTTAGACAAGGAGCAAGTAAAAGATAGCATTAGAGAAAGAGAGAGGGAGGTGGATAACGAAAAGGAGAGGTCCAGGGACAAGGAGAAAGTTGGAAAAAGAAGTCGAGAGGATCAGGATCACAGTAAAGATGGGGGAAGAGACACTAAGGCTAAAAGAGATGGTGATGACAACAGGGAGAGGGAGACCTCTGAGCTGGAAAACATGCCTCTTGACAAGGATGGCACTGGTCCAGTCAAGCAAAGGGATTATGTTACAGATACATCAGTGAATCCAAGTCAGTCTCGAATGGAGGTTGCGGAGCGCATCTTAAG AATGAAAGAAGAAAGACTGAAAAAGACGTCTGATGGAGCTTCTGAAATTTTATCATGGGTCCATAAAAGTCGAAAACTCGAGGAGAAGAGTATTTCTGAAAAGGAGAAAGCTTTGCGGAGGTCAAAGATTTTGGAGGAGCAG GACAATCTGGATGAAGATGACACTGAAGATAAAGAGAATTCAG ATGCTTTGGCCGGAGTCAAGGTTCTTCATGGAATTGACAAAGTTCTGGAAGGAGGTTCAGTTGTTTTGACTCTCAAAGATCAGGATATACTTGCCAATGGTGACTTAAATGAAG ATGTTGACATGCTTGAGAATGTGGAAATTGGGGAGCAGAAGCGGAGGAGTGAAGCTTACAAAGCAGCAAAGAAGAGTTCCGGAATATATGTTGACAA GTTCAATGACGAGCCTGGGGAAGAGAAGAAGATGCTTCCACAATATGATGATCCAGCTGAGGAGGAGGGGGTTGTCTTAGATGCCGCTGGGCGGTTTGCTGGTGAAGCAGAAAAGAAATTGGAAGAGCTTCGCAGAAGGCTTCAAGGTCCTCCCATGAACAATCAAGCTGAGGATTTGAGTGCATCTGTAAGAATCTCATCTGATTACTACACTCCTGAGGAAATGCTCCAGTTCAGGAAACCCAAGAAAAAGAAATCATTACGTAAGAAGGATAAGCTTGACTTAGATGCTCTTGAAGCAGAGGCAAGAATTACTGGTTTGGGTGCTTCAGATCTTGGTTCACGTAGTGATAGCAAAAGACAGGCTGCTaaagaggaagaagaaagatACGAGGCTGAGAGGCGAAAGAGTGCCTACCAAGCTGCATTTTCAAAAGCAGATGAAGCATCTAGGGCTCTTCGCATGGAACAAGATGTTAATCCTGCCAATGAAGAAAATGATACCCTGGTGTTTGCAGACGACGCTGAGGATCTGCACAAGTCCATGGAAAGAACTAGAAAACTagctttaaaaaaacaaaatgagaaaattatATTTGGGCCAGAAGCAGTTGCACGTCTTGCATCTTTAACTACCAACAATCAGGCCACAGATGCCCAAAATTCAAATCCTGGGGATGCTGCAGATAATAAGGTTGTCTTCACTGAGATGGAGGAGTTTGTTTGGGGTCTTCAGCTAGATGAAG AGGCTCAAAGGCCATATGATGAAGATGTGTTTATGGAGGAAGATGAAGCTCCGAAAGATTTTGAGGAGAAAAAGGATGAGACTGGTGGTTGGTCAGAGGTTGTTGATTCCGGAAAGGATGAACAGCTTAAGAGTGAAAATGAAGAGGATGTAGTTCCAGATGAAACACTTCATGAAGTTCCTGTTGGGAAAGGATTGTCTGGTGTGCTTAAGTTGCTTAAAGATCGGGGCACACTCAAAGAAACTATTGAATGGGGCGGAAGAAACATGGACAAGAAAAAGAGCAAGCTAGTTGGCATCCATGATGAAGAAGGAGGACCTAAGCAGATACGTATGGACAAGAAAAAGGGCAAGCTGGTTGATGAAGTGCCTAAGGAGATAAATCTGGAGCGGTTGGATGAATTTGGTAGAGTT CTGACTCCAAAACAAGCCTTTcgtttgctttctcataaattTCATGGAAAAGGACCTGGGAAAATGAAACAGGAAAAGCGGATGAAACAGTACCACGATGAATTGAAGCAGAAGCAAATGAGTTCCACTGATGTGATACCACAGTCTGTGGACAGAATGAGAGAGGCACAAGCTCAATTGAAAACACCGTATCTTGTTCTTAGTGGGAATGTTAAATCAGG